The stretch of DNA CACGTCCCGCCGCTCCCAGAGCTCGGTGAACTCCTCGCCCGCCGATTCCCGCAGCTCGGCGAGGACCGCCTGGAACCCCTCGTCGTCCGGGGTCTCCGAGCACGACGCGCGGAACTGCGCGACCACGTTCTCCGCGTTCGTCCGCCAACTCACGCTCCGGGAGCGGTAGATGGGGTCCGTGAAGAAGTCCACGATGCAGTTCTGGGTGATCTCGGGGCGCATCCCGAAGACCATCCCTGCCGCGTCGTTGTACATGACGCAGTTGTAGTAGCGGTCCATGATGTGCGCCGGGTACGGCATCCACGTGTCGATCAGGCGCTGCATCCCCTCGCACATGTCCCGGTCGGCCTGCTCGACCTCGGGGGCGGGCGGATTGAGACCGGCAAGGACGTACAAGTGCCGCCGCTCCGCGCTCGACAGCTTCAGGACGCGCCCCACGGAGTCAAGGACCTGCGGCGACACCGAGATGTCGCGGCCCTGCTCAAGCCACTGGTACCAGGACGCGCCGACCCCGGCGAGCACGGCGACCTCCTCGCGGCGAAGACCCGGCGTACGCCGCCGCGCCCCGCCGTCCGGAAGGCCAGCCTCCGCGGGGCTGACCCGGGCGCGGCGGCTCATCAGGAACTCGCGCAGTTCGCCGAGTCGCCGTGCCTTGGCCTCGTCCCGGGACCGCACCGCCGCCGCCTCGTTCGTCCCCGTCATGCGCAGCTCCCCCTGCCTGGTGGTACGACCACCAGCATAAGTTCCCGCTCCCCACGACTATTCCGGACGCCCGAAGCTCATTGCCATGGCGATCGACACCACCACTCCCCCGTCCACCACGACACCCACACCCACACCCACCCCCGCACCCGCGGCCCCCAAGCTCTCCTCCCGCGACAAGCTCGTCCTCTTCGTGCTCTGCGCCGCCCAGTTCATGGTCGCGCTCGACTTCTCCGTGCTGAACGTGGCGCTGCCCGTGCTCGGCGCCGACCTGGGCATGAGCCAGTCCGCGTTGCAGTGGGCGGTGACCGCGTTCGCCCTTCCCTCCGGTGGCTTCCTGCTGCTGTTCGGCCGCACCGGCGACCTCTTCGGCCGCCGCAAGCTGTTCATCGGCGGCTTGGCGCTCTTCGGCCTCGCCTCGCTCCTGGCGACGTTCGCCTGGGACCCGGCGTCCTTCCTCGCCGGACGCGCGCTGCAGGGCGTGGGCGCGGCGGCCATCGTGCCGACCGGCATGTCCCTGCTGACGACGACCTTCCCCGAGGGCCCGCAGCGTGACCGGGCACTTGGCATCTCCGGCACGCTGCTCTCGCTCGGCTTCACGATCGGCATGGTCCTCGGCGGCGTACTCACCGACACGCTCGGCTGGCGCTCCACGATGGGCCTGCTGACCCTCTTCGCGCTGATCGTGCTGCCGCTCGCGCCGGGCCTCCTGCCCGAGTCCCGCACCCCGGAGCGCCCCCGCCTCGACATCCCCGGCGCGGTCACCGTCACCGGCGGTCTGCTCGCCCTGATCTACGCGCTCTCCACGGCGGCCGAGCGCGGCTTCGGCGGCGCGGACGTCATCGTCACGCTGGCAGCCGGTGTGCTGCTGCTCGCCGCCTTCGGCTACGTCGAGTCACGCGCCGCGTCCCCGCTCGTCTCGCTGCCGATGCTGCGGCGCCGCACGGTGGCGTGGGGCAATCTGGGCGGTCTCGTCACCTTCTCGATGATGTCGGCGGTCATCTTCGCCCTCACCCTGTACCTCCAGGAGGTCCTGAAGCTCTCCGCCTTCCAGACGGGTCTCGTCTTCGGCGTGCAGGGCGTGCTCTCCGTGGTCTCCGGGATCTGCGCGCCGAAGGTCATCAGCCGCTTCGGAGCACGCCGTACCCTCGTCGTCTCGCTGCTCGGCCAGGGCCTGTTCATCGCGACGCTGCTCGGCATCGACGAGGGCACCTGGTCGGTCTGGCTCGCGACGGCGGGCGTCTCGGTGGCGAGCATGTTCCACCTGGGCGCGATCATCTCGTACGGCGTGACGGTCACGTCGGGTGTTCCGGACGAGGAACAGGGCCTGGCCACGGGCCTGGTGACGTCCACCCAGCAGGTGGGCATCACGATCGGCATCCCGCTCCTGGGGGTCCTCGCGACCACGGACACGGATCTCCTGGCGGGCACGCGAACGGTGCTCCTGATCGACGCGGCGGTGGTCCTCGTGACGGCGGCCCTGGTGGCGACGGGCCTGCGAACCCGGCGTAACGCCTAGGGCCGGTCGAGACGCAGCCGCACAGCCTTCGGGAGCCCGGCCACCACCAGGTCGTACGAGTCCTCGACCAGCTCCCGGACCATCGCGTCCGGGAGTTCGGCGTCCACCGTCACGGTGTTCCAGTGCCGCTTGTTCATGTGCCAGCCGGGCACGATCTCCGGGTGCGCGGCCCGCAGCTGGACCGCCATGTCCGGGTCGCACTTGAGGTTCACGCTCAGCGGCGTCGCGTCCAGCGAGCTCAGCGCGAACATCTTGCCCGCGACCTTGAACACCGAGGCCTCGGGCCCGAACGGAAACTCCTCCGCCACGTCGTTGAACGACAGGCAGAACGCACGCAGCTCCTGCGGGGTCACCCCGACGCCTCCTTCTCCGCGCCCGCCGGCGCGACCGGCTCCACGAGCACCGTCACGATCTTGTTCCGCCGCCCTGCGGCGGATTCCGCGGTGAGCCGCAGCTCGCGGCCGTCCGGCAGCGGCACGAGCGCCGACGCCCCGGCGATCGGCACCCGGCCGAGGGCCTTGGCGAGCAGACCGCCGACCGTCTCGACGTCCTCGTCGTCGAACTCGTCGAGCCCGAAGAGCTCGCCGAGGTCACCGATGTCGAGGCGCGCGGTGACGCGGTAGCAGCCGTCGTCGAGCTCTTCGACGGGCGGCAGTTCACGGTCGTACTCGTCGGTGATCTCGCCGACGATCTCCTCGAGGATGTCCTCGATGGTGACGATCCCGGCCGTGCCGCCGTACTCGTCGATGACGACGGCGACGTGGTTGCGCTCCTGCTGCATCTCGCGCAGCAGGTCGCCCGCGTTCTTCGTGTCGGGCACGAACGTCGCCGGGCGCATCGCCGTCGACACCAGGTCCGACTCGCTGTCGCGGTTGATGTGCGTCTTGCGGGCCAGGTCCTTGAGATAGACCATGCCGACGACGTCGTCCTCGCTCTCACCCGTCACCGGGATGCGCGAGAAACCGGACCGCAGCGCGAGCGTGAGGGCCTGCCGGATGGTCTTGAAGCGCTCGATGGCGACCAAGTCCGTCCGGGGCACCATGACTTCGCGTACGAGGGTGTCGCCGAGCTCGAAGACGGAGTGCACCATGCGGCGCTCGTCGTCCTCGATGAGCGATTCCTTCTCGGCCAGGTCGACCATCGCGCGCAGCTCGGCCTCGGAGGCGAACGGGCCGCGCCTAAAGCCCTTGCCGGGCGTGAGGGCGTTGCCGATGAGGATCAGGAGCGGCGGGATGGGGCCCATGATGCGGGCCAGCGGCAGCAGGACGTACGCGGCGGCGGTCGCGGCGTTGAGCGGGTGCTGGCGGCCGATGGTGCGCGGCGAGACGCCCACGGCCACGTACGAGACGAGGACCATCACCGCGATGGCGATGGCGAGCGCCTCCCAGGTCTCGGGGAATTCGTTCAGGCAGGCGTACGTCACCAGGGAGGCGGCAGCCATCTCACACGCGACGCGCACGAGCAGCGCCACGTTCAGATAGCGGGTGGGGTCGGCGGCGACCTGCGCGAGCTTCGCGCTGCCGCGCCGCCCGGAGCGGACCGCCTCCTCCGCCCGGAAGCTGGAGACGCGGGCGATGCCCGCCTCGGCGCAGGCCGCGAGCCAGGCGACGACGACCAGGGCGACGGCGCCCGCGATCAACTGGAAGCTCATGGCCTCAGGAGACGGTGGGCGCCGGAGACGGCCCGGTCAGGCCGTTCTCGGCACGCCAGCCGTCGACGATGGCCGCCTGAAGACCGAACATCTCGGCCTTCTCGTCCGGCTCCTCGTGGTCGTACCCGAGCAGGTGCAGCACCCCATGGACGGTGAGCAGCTGGAGCTCCTCGTCCATGGAGTGCTCCGTGGGCGCTTCCTTGCCCTGCTTGATGGCGACCTCGGGGCAGAGCACGATGTCGCCGAGGAGGCCCTGCGGGGGCTCCTCCTCGTCCTTGGCCGGCGGGCGCAGCTCGTCCATGGGGAAGGACATGACGTCCGTCGGTCCCGGCAGGTCCATCCACTGGATGTGGAGCTGCTCCATGGCGTCCTCGTCCACGACGATCACCGAGAGCTCGGAGAGCGGGTGGATGCGCATCCGCGCGAGGGCGTAGCGGGCGATGTCGAGGATCGCCTGCTCGTCGACCTCGGTTCCGGATTCGTTGTTGACGTCGATCGACATGGCGCTGGCTTCGCTACTTCCCGTGTTTCTGGTTCTGCTGTTTCAGGTTCTGCTGGCTGTCGTCGTACTTCTCGTACGCGTCGACGATACGGCCGACGAGCTTGTGCCGTACGACATCGTGGGACGTGAGCCGCGAGAAGTGCACGTCGTCGATGCCCTCCAGGATGTCCTGGACCTGCCGCAGACCGGACTTGGTGCCGTTCGGCAGGTCGACCTGGGTGACGTCGCCCGTGATCACGATCTTCGACTCGAAGCCGAGACGGGTGAGGAACATCTTCATCTGCTCGACGCTGGTGTTCTGCGCCTCGTCGAGAATGATGAAGGCGTCATTGAGCGTGCGACCGCGCATGTACGCCAGCGGCGCCACCTCAATAGTCCCCGCCGCCATCAGCCGAGGAATCGAGTCCGGGTCGAGCATGTCGTGCAGCGCGTCGTACAGCGGGCGCAGGTACGGGTCGATCTTCTCGTAGAGCGTGCCCGGCAGGAAGCCGAGGCGCTCGCCCGCCTCGACGGCGGGGCGGGTCAGGATGATGCGGTTGACCTGCTTGGCCTGGAGGGCCTGCACGGCCTTGGCCATGGCGAGGTAGGTCTTGCCGGTGCCCGCGGGGCCGATGCCGAAGACGATGGTGTTCTTGTCGATCGCGTCGACGTACCGCTTCTGGTTGAGCGTCTTGGGGCGGATCGTGCGGCCGCGGGACGAGAGGATGTTCTGCGTGAGGACCTCGGCCGGGGTCTCCGTGCCGTCGCCCTCTCCTGCCTCGTCCGCCCTGAGCATGGCGATCGAGCGTTCCACTGCGTCCTCCGTCATCGGCTGACCGGTGCGGAGCACCAGCATCATCTCGTCGAACAGGCGCTGGATGAGGGTGACTTCATGGGCGTCACCGACAGCGCTGATCTCATTGCCCCGGACATGGATGTCGGCCGCCGGGAAGGCCTTCTCGATCACGCGCAACAGGGCGTCTCCGGAGCCGAGCACCGTCACCATCGGGTGGTTCGCCGGAACGGTGAAGTGTGCTCGGGCCTGACCCTGGGCAGGGGTACGAGCTGTGGGTGTCTGAGTCATGGGCCGGCACTTAGGCCTGCTCATCCTCCTCATGCGGGGCTTGGTGGCCGCTCGACAGCCTTGCACTGCCAAGGGTACGACGCACCACTGTCACCGCCGTAGGGCTTTTCCACTCCTGTCGCGCGCGACAGCCCCGGCGACTGCTCCGGCTACGCCGACCGGAACCCGATCGTGGGCACGGCACGCCGCAGCGGCCACGGGCGCGTGGCCTCCGGAAGCAGGCCCTCCAGGAACCCGTACCGGTGCAGCGCCACCGGGTCCTGGTCGTCGACCTCCCGCACGGTCCGCCACCACGTGGCGACCTCCGCCCAGCCCGGCGCCGAGAGGGAGCCCCCGAACTCCTGCACCGAGAGCGCCGCCGTGAGCCCCGCGAAGGCGAGCCGGTCGGCGAGCGGCCACCCGGCGAGGGTGCCGGTCACGAAGCCCGCCACGAAGACGTCACCGGCGCCCGTGGGGTCGAGCGCCTCGACCGCGATGGCCGGGACCTCGGCGGTCTCGCCGGTCCTGCCGTCCACCGCGTACGCCCCTTCGGCACCCAGCGTCACCACGGCGAGCGGCACGTGCTCGGTCAGTGCCCGCGCGGCGGCCCGGGGGCACTGCGTACGGGTGTACCGCATGGCTTCCTCCGCGTTCGGCAGGAACGCCTCGCAGTGCGCCAGGTCCGGGAGTCCCGCGAGGTCCCAGCGCCCGGTGTCGTCCCAGCCGACGTCGGCGAAGATCCGCGTGCCCGAGCGCGCGGCCCCGGCGATCCACGGCGCGCGCGTGCCGGGCGTCAGGGAGGCGACGGCGGCACGCGCGCGTGGCGGGCATGTCGGGGCGCCGCCGTCCGGACAATCGGCGTCGGGCGGCGGCTGGTGGCCGTGGCTGACCATGGTCCGCTCGCCCTCGTACGCCATGGACACGGTCACCGGTGAGTGCCAGCCGGGGACGGTGCGTGACGTCGCGAGGTCGATGCCCTCGCCCTGTTCGAGCGCGTCCCAGCAGTACTCCCCGTAGTGGTCGTCCCCGAAGGCCGCCGCGAGCGAGGTGCGCAGGCCGAGCCGGGCAAGGGCGGTCGCCATGTTGGCGACGCCGCCGGGGCTCGAGCCCATCCCGCGCGCCCAGGACTCGGTGCCGCGTACGGGCGCGGAGTCGAGCCCGGTGAAGATGATGTCGAGGAAGACCGTGCCGGTGAGGAAGACGTCGCAGGGCGGATCGCCTGCTCTGCGGGCTGCCTTGAGCGGGTCGATGCTGGGTTTGAGAGGTACGACCATGCAGGGACCGTAACGGACGGACGCCGCGCGGTCTTGTTGAAGACCGCCCCGGCGGCGATCAGTCGAACGAATAATCCGCGACCTCGGCGATGTACCGAGCCCGCAGTGCCTCTTCCTCCGCGCTCCCGTCGAGGAAGGACGCCTCGAACGAGTTCCGCGCGAGTTCCCGCAGCCGCTCCTGGTCGAGGGACAGGGCTTCCCGTACGGCGTGGAAGGTGTCGTCGACGTAGCCGCCGAAGTACGCGGGGTCGTCGGAGTTGACCGTGCACAGCAGCCCGGCGTCCATCATCCGCGCGAGGGGGTGCTCTTCGAGTACGTCGATGGCGCGCAGCCGGACGTTGGACAGCGGGCAGAGGGTGAGCGGCACCCGGTCCCGCACCAGGCGTTCCACCAGCTGCGGGTCCTCCATGCACCGCAGCCCGTGGTCGATGCGCTCGACGCCCAGGATGTCCAGGGCCTCCGTGATGTACGCGGGCGGGCCCTCCTCGCCCGCGTGCGCGACCCGGCGCAGACCGAGCGCGGCAGCCGCCTCGTACACCTCGCGGAACTTGGCGGGCGGGTGGCCGACCTCGGCGGAGTCGAGTCCGACGCCGACGATGCGGTGGAGATGGGGCCGCGCGGCCTCCAGGGTCTCCAGGGCCGATTCGGCGGACTGGTCCCTCAGGAAGCACATGATGAGCCGGGTCGAGATGCCGTGCCGCTCGGCGCTGCGGTCGAGGGCGCGTCCGAGCCCTTCGATCACCGTCCCGATGGCGACGCCGCGGGCCATGTGGGCCTGCGGGTCGAAGAAGATCTCGGCGTGCCGCACGCCCTGCCGGGCAGCCCGCGCCAGATAGGCGTCGGCGAGCTCCTCGAAGTCTTCCTCGGTCCGCAGCACGGCCATGAGCCCGTAGTACAGATCGAGGAAGGACTGCAGATCATCGAAGAGGTAGGCCTTGCGGAGCTCTTCGGTGTCCGCGTACGGGAGGGTGACGCCGTTGCGGGCGGCGAGGGAGAAGGCCAGCTCGGGTTCGAGCGTCCCCTCGATGTGGAGGTGGAGTTCGGCTTTGGGAAGGGGCATGACGGCGGCTCACTCAGGTGGTTCGTTTGGGCAGAGGTACACGCAACAGGTCTTGTGCGACGGTGAGTTCACCGTCGAACCCCGCGTCCCGGGCCTGTTGCTCGAATACGCCGGGGTCGGGGTAACGCTGGCTGAAGTGGGTCAGTACGAGATGCCGCACGCCGCAGTCCACGGCGACCCGGGCGGCCTGCCCTGCGGTCAAGTGCCCGTGGTCGAGGGCAAGTTGTTCGTCCGCGTCCAGGAAGGTGGACTCGATGACGAGCATGTCGCAGCCGTCGGCAAGGGCGTGGACGCCGTCGCAGAGCCGGGTGTCCATCACGAAGGCGAACTTCTGCCCCCGCCGTACCGAGCTCACCTCTTCGAGCGCGACGCCGCGCAGCACGCCTTCCCGCTGCAGGCGTCCGACGTCGGGGCCCGCGATGCCGCGCGCGGCGAGCAGCTCCGGGAGTATGCGCCTCCCGTCGGGCTCGGTGATGCGGTAGCCGAAGGACTCGACGGGGTGCGAGAGCTTGACGGCGTCGAGCGCGAACGAGGGGGTGAGCGCCAACCGGCCGTCGCCTGCGACGGGTTGCTCGACGAGGGGGACGGTCTCGCGATAGGCGGTGGCGTACCGCAGCCGGTCGAAGAAGGCCTGACCGGAGCGCGGGAAGTGCACGGTCACGTCATGCGGGACCCGGTCCAGGTTGATCCGCTGGATGACGCCGGGCAGCCCGAGCGAGTGATCACCATGGAAATGCGTGACGCAGATCCGGTGCAGGTCGTGCGCGGCGACCCCGGCACGCAGCATCTGCCGCTGCGTGCCCTCGCCGGGGTCGAAGAGGATGCCCTGCCCGTCCCAGAGCAGGACGTAGCCGTTGTGGTTGCGGTGCCG from Streptomyces sp. BA2 encodes:
- a CDS encoding PhoH family protein, with translation MTQTPTARTPAQGQARAHFTVPANHPMVTVLGSGDALLRVIEKAFPAADIHVRGNEISAVGDAHEVTLIQRLFDEMMLVLRTGQPMTEDAVERSIAMLRADEAGEGDGTETPAEVLTQNILSSRGRTIRPKTLNQKRYVDAIDKNTIVFGIGPAGTGKTYLAMAKAVQALQAKQVNRIILTRPAVEAGERLGFLPGTLYEKIDPYLRPLYDALHDMLDPDSIPRLMAAGTIEVAPLAYMRGRTLNDAFIILDEAQNTSVEQMKMFLTRLGFESKIVITGDVTQVDLPNGTKSGLRQVQDILEGIDDVHFSRLTSHDVVRHKLVGRIVDAYEKYDDSQQNLKQQNQKHGK
- a CDS encoding hemolysin family protein, translated to MSFQLIAGAVALVVVAWLAACAEAGIARVSSFRAEEAVRSGRRGSAKLAQVAADPTRYLNVALLVRVACEMAAASLVTYACLNEFPETWEALAIAIAVMVLVSYVAVGVSPRTIGRQHPLNAATAAAYVLLPLARIMGPIPPLLILIGNALTPGKGFRRGPFASEAELRAMVDLAEKESLIEDDERRMVHSVFELGDTLVREVMVPRTDLVAIERFKTIRQALTLALRSGFSRIPVTGESEDDVVGMVYLKDLARKTHINRDSESDLVSTAMRPATFVPDTKNAGDLLREMQQERNHVAVVIDEYGGTAGIVTIEDILEEIVGEITDEYDRELPPVEELDDGCYRVTARLDIGDLGELFGLDEFDDEDVETVGGLLAKALGRVPIAGASALVPLPDGRELRLTAESAAGRRNKIVTVLVEPVAPAGAEKEASG
- a CDS encoding ribonuclease Z, whose translation is MSARELVVLGTASQVPTRHRNHNGYVLLWDGQGILFDPGEGTQRQMLRAGVAAHDLHRICVTHFHGDHSLGLPGVIQRINLDRVPHDVTVHFPRSGQAFFDRLRYATAYRETVPLVEQPVAGDGRLALTPSFALDAVKLSHPVESFGYRITEPDGRRILPELLAARGIAGPDVGRLQREGVLRGVALEEVSSVRRGQKFAFVMDTRLCDGVHALADGCDMLVIESTFLDADEQLALDHGHLTAGQAARVAVDCGVRHLVLTHFSQRYPDPGVFEQQARDAGFDGELTVAQDLLRVPLPKRTT
- a CDS encoding adenosine deaminase, producing the protein MPLPKAELHLHIEGTLEPELAFSLAARNGVTLPYADTEELRKAYLFDDLQSFLDLYYGLMAVLRTEEDFEELADAYLARAARQGVRHAEIFFDPQAHMARGVAIGTVIEGLGRALDRSAERHGISTRLIMCFLRDQSAESALETLEAARPHLHRIVGVGLDSAEVGHPPAKFREVYEAAAALGLRRVAHAGEEGPPAYITEALDILGVERIDHGLRCMEDPQLVERLVRDRVPLTLCPLSNVRLRAIDVLEEHPLARMMDAGLLCTVNSDDPAYFGGYVDDTFHAVREALSLDQERLRELARNSFEASFLDGSAEEEALRARYIAEVADYSFD
- a CDS encoding MFS transporter yields the protein MAIDTTTPPSTTTPTPTPTPAPAAPKLSSRDKLVLFVLCAAQFMVALDFSVLNVALPVLGADLGMSQSALQWAVTAFALPSGGFLLLFGRTGDLFGRRKLFIGGLALFGLASLLATFAWDPASFLAGRALQGVGAAAIVPTGMSLLTTTFPEGPQRDRALGISGTLLSLGFTIGMVLGGVLTDTLGWRSTMGLLTLFALIVLPLAPGLLPESRTPERPRLDIPGAVTVTGGLLALIYALSTAAERGFGGADVIVTLAAGVLLLAAFGYVESRAASPLVSLPMLRRRTVAWGNLGGLVTFSMMSAVIFALTLYLQEVLKLSAFQTGLVFGVQGVLSVVSGICAPKVISRFGARRTLVVSLLGQGLFIATLLGIDEGTWSVWLATAGVSVASMFHLGAIISYGVTVTSGVPDEEQGLATGLVTSTQQVGITIGIPLLGVLATTDTDLLAGTRTVLLIDAAVVLVTAALVATGLRTRRNA
- a CDS encoding carbohydrate kinase family protein; translation: MVVPLKPSIDPLKAARRAGDPPCDVFLTGTVFLDIIFTGLDSAPVRGTESWARGMGSSPGGVANMATALARLGLRTSLAAAFGDDHYGEYCWDALEQGEGIDLATSRTVPGWHSPVTVSMAYEGERTMVSHGHQPPPDADCPDGGAPTCPPRARAAVASLTPGTRAPWIAGAARSGTRIFADVGWDDTGRWDLAGLPDLAHCEAFLPNAEEAMRYTRTQCPRAAARALTEHVPLAVVTLGAEGAYAVDGRTGETAEVPAIAVEALDPTGAGDVFVAGFVTGTLAGWPLADRLAFAGLTAALSVQEFGGSLSAPGWAEVATWWRTVREVDDQDPVALHRYGFLEGLLPEATRPWPLRRAVPTIGFRSA
- a CDS encoding helix-turn-helix transcriptional regulator, coding for MTGTNEAAAVRSRDEAKARRLGELREFLMSRRARVSPAEAGLPDGGARRRTPGLRREEVAVLAGVGASWYQWLEQGRDISVSPQVLDSVGRVLKLSSAERRHLYVLAGLNPPAPEVEQADRDMCEGMQRLIDTWMPYPAHIMDRYYNCVMYNDAAGMVFGMRPEITQNCIVDFFTDPIYRSRSVSWRTNAENVVAQFRASCSETPDDEGFQAVLAELRESAGEEFTELWERRDVRPAGQVHKELTHPLVGALHVESTALRVPARPDLTIVLHTPLPEAETAAKLEWLASPEGRRGSMYPVAG
- the ybeY gene encoding rRNA maturation RNase YbeY encodes the protein MSIDVNNESGTEVDEQAILDIARYALARMRIHPLSELSVIVVDEDAMEQLHIQWMDLPGPTDVMSFPMDELRPPAKDEEEPPQGLLGDIVLCPEVAIKQGKEAPTEHSMDEELQLLTVHGVLHLLGYDHEEPDEKAEMFGLQAAIVDGWRAENGLTGPSPAPTVS
- a CDS encoding MmcQ/YjbR family DNA-binding protein encodes the protein MTPQELRAFCLSFNDVAEEFPFGPEASVFKVAGKMFALSSLDATPLSVNLKCDPDMAVQLRAAHPEIVPGWHMNKRHWNTVTVDAELPDAMVRELVEDSYDLVVAGLPKAVRLRLDRP